A region from the Toxotes jaculatrix isolate fToxJac2 chromosome 2, fToxJac2.pri, whole genome shotgun sequence genome encodes:
- the ccm2l gene encoding cerebral cavernous malformations 2 protein-like isoform X2, producing MDYEPKKSKKGFVSPIKRLVWSKSGRRPVDRGSIYRRPLHTVPLYPPDYVIHPERLIFDYMEKEVKFLGHLTWVSVSLNPSSRDELLQLLDTARQLKVLPLKTSVDQDCILSLSARCLLLTWRDNEKLLMRIPTHEIAAASYLRDDALHLLVLKTGLNVDTVVAGDDSLDRKKPTGIDGRRQTMSCNADPRPAGGTMERRHTICGVDWRPSLSRSNHDKNQNMERGGGGGGGGERGGGGSLERKRVGGSWERRQQTRKTGGSWENRRARPMSGSWVVGVGGGGGGSWERRHGGGGGVGGGGGSWERRGGGGGGAGGSWGSWERRQACTGSWERGKSYGSWERRNHNPLEPTPCPDAYCNLVILAVENRDAAEEYCSLICQMFQIIYGHQTIECVDRAGFHHTMPDRYWLQRSDSCLTDMSYSYDPDFSCCSSYDGSQEAFDLYYSETYSESSSLSLQDSHRSLASASDAGDSNPALMLMQEYMITLRNKLSPVELQHFAVLLREYRLGSNIDHFCSELLQLYGDNRKFLLLGMRPFIPDKDVGVFESFLESIGIREGGILTDSFGRIKRSMSNTSATAMRGYDNSSLPSGSQEFNRRITDITHDIQALGFQDTHGDIEEEDYYL from the exons ATGGACTATGAACCAAAGAAATCCAAGAAG GGTTTTGTTTCCCCTATTAAACGGCTGGTCTGGTCCAAATCTGGTCGAAGGCCAGTGGATCGAGGCAGCATTTACCGCCGCCCACTTCACACTGTCCCCCTCTATCCTCCCGACTACGTCATCCACCCTGAGAGACTCATCTTTGACTACATGGAGAAGGAGGTCAAG TTCCTCGGTCATCTGACCTGGGTGTCGGTTTCACTAAATCCCTCCAGCCGAGACGAACTGCTACAACTACTGGATACAGCGAGG CAGCTGAAGGTGCTGCCTTTGAAGACCAGCGTGGATCAGGACTGTattctgagtctgtctgctcgCTGTCTGCTGCTGACGTGGAGAGACAACGAGAAGCTACTGATGAGAATTCCCACACATGAGATTGCTGCTGCGTCCTACCTGAGAGATGACGCACTGCACCTGCTGGTCCTCAAGACAG GTCTGAACGTGGACACTGTGGTTGCTGGGGACGACAGCCTGGACAGGAAAAAGCCAACAGGCATCGATGGGCGACGTCAAACTATGAGCTGCAATGCTGATCCACGACCTGCAGGGGGTACAATGGAGCGACGGCACACCATCTGTGGAGTCGACTGGAGGCCGTCACTGTCCAGGAGTAACCACGACAAAAACCAGaacatggagagaggaggaggaggtggtggagggggagagagaggaggaggagggagtttagagaggaagagagtgggagggagctGGGAGAGGAGGCAGCAAACACGTAAAACAGGAGGGAGCTGGGAAAATCGCAGGGCAAGACCCATGAGCGGGAGCTGGGTGGTGGGGGTaggaggaggtggtggcggAAGCTGGGAGAGGAGGcatggaggagggggaggagtcGGTGGAGGAGGCGGGagctgggagaggagaggaggaggtggtggaggagcaggaggcagCTGGGGAAGCTGGGAGCGGCGGCAAGCCTGCACAGGAAGCTGGGAGCGTGGTAAGAGCTACGGCAGCTGGGAGAGGAGGAACCACAACCCGCTGGAGCCCACGCCCTGCCCTGACGCCTACTGCAACCTGGTCATCCTGGCTGTGGAGAACAGG gatgCTGCAGAGGAGTACTGTTCTTTGATCTGTCAGATGTTCCAGATCATTTACGGCCATCAGACCATCGAGTGTGTCGACAGGGCGGGGTTTCACCACACCATGCCGGACCGCTATTGGCTGCAGAGGA GTGACAGCTGTCTGACTGACATGTCCTACAGTTATGATCCAGACtttagctgctgcagctcata tGATGGCTCTCAGGAGGCCTTTGACCTCTACTACAGTGAGACATACAGCGAGAGCTCATCCCTCTCGCTGCAGGACTCCCATCGCAGTCTTGCTTCAGCCAGTGACGCAGGGGACAGTAACCCCGCCCTGATGCTGATGCAGGAGTACATGatcaca ctgcgtAACAAGCTGAGTCCAGTGGAGTTGCAGCATTTTGCGGTGTTGCTGAGAGAATACAGACTGGGATCAAACATCGACCACTtctgctctgagctgctgcaacTTTATGGAGACAACCGCAAGTTCCTGCTGCTGG GCATGCGTCCGTTTATCCCAGACAAAGACGTTGGAGTGTTTGAGAGTTTCCTGGAGAGCATTGGGATCCGAGAGGGCGGGATTTTAACGGACAGTTTTGGACGCATCAAACGCAGCATGAGCAACACATCAGCGACGGCCATGAGAGG GTACGACAACAGCTCTCTGCCCTCAGGATCGCAGGAATTCAACCGGCGCATCACCGACATCACTCATGACATCCAGGCCCTCGGCTTTCAGGACACACACGGAGACATTGAGGAAGAAGACTACTACCTCTGA
- the ccm2l gene encoding cerebral cavernous malformations 2 protein-like isoform X1, translating to MDYEPKKSKKGFVSPIKRLVWSKSGRRPVDRGSIYRRPLHTVPLYPPDYVIHPERLIFDYMEKEVKFLGHLTWVSVSLNPSSRDELLQLLDTARQLKVLPLKTSVDQDCILSLSARCLLLTWRDNEKLLMRIPTHEIAAASYLRDDALHLLVLKTGLNVDTVVAGDDSLDRKKPTGIDGRRQTMSCNADPRPAGGTMERRHTICGVDWRPSLSRSNHDKNQNMERGGGGGGGGERGGGGSLERKRVGGSWERRQQTRKTGGSWENRRARPMSGSWVVGVGGGGGGSWERRHGGGGGVGGGGGSWERRGGGGGGAGGSWGSWERRQACTGSWERGKSYGSWERRNHNPLEPTPCPDAYCNLVILAVENRDAAEEYCSLICQMFQIIYGHQTIECVDRAGFHHTMPDRYWLQRSDSCLTDMSYSYDPDFSCCSSYDGSQEAFDLYYSETYSESSSLSLQDSHRSLASASDAGDSNPALMLMQEYMITLRNKLSPVELQHFAVLLREYRLGSNIDHFCSELLQLYGDNRKFLLLGMRPFIPDKDVGVFESFLESIGIREGGILTDSFGRIKRSMSNTSATAMRGRYDNSSLPSGSQEFNRRITDITHDIQALGFQDTHGDIEEEDYYL from the exons ATGGACTATGAACCAAAGAAATCCAAGAAG GGTTTTGTTTCCCCTATTAAACGGCTGGTCTGGTCCAAATCTGGTCGAAGGCCAGTGGATCGAGGCAGCATTTACCGCCGCCCACTTCACACTGTCCCCCTCTATCCTCCCGACTACGTCATCCACCCTGAGAGACTCATCTTTGACTACATGGAGAAGGAGGTCAAG TTCCTCGGTCATCTGACCTGGGTGTCGGTTTCACTAAATCCCTCCAGCCGAGACGAACTGCTACAACTACTGGATACAGCGAGG CAGCTGAAGGTGCTGCCTTTGAAGACCAGCGTGGATCAGGACTGTattctgagtctgtctgctcgCTGTCTGCTGCTGACGTGGAGAGACAACGAGAAGCTACTGATGAGAATTCCCACACATGAGATTGCTGCTGCGTCCTACCTGAGAGATGACGCACTGCACCTGCTGGTCCTCAAGACAG GTCTGAACGTGGACACTGTGGTTGCTGGGGACGACAGCCTGGACAGGAAAAAGCCAACAGGCATCGATGGGCGACGTCAAACTATGAGCTGCAATGCTGATCCACGACCTGCAGGGGGTACAATGGAGCGACGGCACACCATCTGTGGAGTCGACTGGAGGCCGTCACTGTCCAGGAGTAACCACGACAAAAACCAGaacatggagagaggaggaggaggtggtggagggggagagagaggaggaggagggagtttagagaggaagagagtgggagggagctGGGAGAGGAGGCAGCAAACACGTAAAACAGGAGGGAGCTGGGAAAATCGCAGGGCAAGACCCATGAGCGGGAGCTGGGTGGTGGGGGTaggaggaggtggtggcggAAGCTGGGAGAGGAGGcatggaggagggggaggagtcGGTGGAGGAGGCGGGagctgggagaggagaggaggaggtggtggaggagcaggaggcagCTGGGGAAGCTGGGAGCGGCGGCAAGCCTGCACAGGAAGCTGGGAGCGTGGTAAGAGCTACGGCAGCTGGGAGAGGAGGAACCACAACCCGCTGGAGCCCACGCCCTGCCCTGACGCCTACTGCAACCTGGTCATCCTGGCTGTGGAGAACAGG gatgCTGCAGAGGAGTACTGTTCTTTGATCTGTCAGATGTTCCAGATCATTTACGGCCATCAGACCATCGAGTGTGTCGACAGGGCGGGGTTTCACCACACCATGCCGGACCGCTATTGGCTGCAGAGGA GTGACAGCTGTCTGACTGACATGTCCTACAGTTATGATCCAGACtttagctgctgcagctcata tGATGGCTCTCAGGAGGCCTTTGACCTCTACTACAGTGAGACATACAGCGAGAGCTCATCCCTCTCGCTGCAGGACTCCCATCGCAGTCTTGCTTCAGCCAGTGACGCAGGGGACAGTAACCCCGCCCTGATGCTGATGCAGGAGTACATGatcaca ctgcgtAACAAGCTGAGTCCAGTGGAGTTGCAGCATTTTGCGGTGTTGCTGAGAGAATACAGACTGGGATCAAACATCGACCACTtctgctctgagctgctgcaacTTTATGGAGACAACCGCAAGTTCCTGCTGCTGG GCATGCGTCCGTTTATCCCAGACAAAGACGTTGGAGTGTTTGAGAGTTTCCTGGAGAGCATTGGGATCCGAGAGGGCGGGATTTTAACGGACAGTTTTGGACGCATCAAACGCAGCATGAGCAACACATCAGCGACGGCCATGAGAGG CAGGTACGACAACAGCTCTCTGCCCTCAGGATCGCAGGAATTCAACCGGCGCATCACCGACATCACTCATGACATCCAGGCCCTCGGCTTTCAGGACACACACGGAGACATTGAGGAAGAAGACTACTACCTCTGA